The window AATGGTCTTACGAGGTTTTCCTAGCTGACATTTCTTAAGACACTTCCTTACAGCAGCAGGCAAAGTTTTTTGGATCATTTCAAGAACAACCGCAGGACATAAACCTGAATCCTTGGTGTAGGATTCCACAATCTTTGGAAGCAGGATTTTCTGGTCCTTGCGTATGCCAAAGGTTGCTCGGATATACTCTTCCTTCGCAGCTTCAAGCTCATGAATTATTCCCTTTGGAGTGTAGACACGGACCTGGCAAAAGTACTTGTCTAAATTCCATTTGAAGAGGATAAACTAAACAGAAAATACGACCAAAAATCCACAAAATCTGTAAAACCCAGGTTCAGTTCTTTTTACTGAGCTGATATTTCATAATATACTTTAGAATAGTCAAAAGGAAATTACTTCTTTTGGAAACCAATGCATGGTATCACAAAAAAGAGCTCTTTATGAAAGAGTGCTGTGAAAAGGCAGCGCGCACACAAAGTGCAGGCAACTAATCAGAAAAACTTACATTTAAAAAGGATGTAGCATTTAATTTTGGTTGGGTTATTCTTAATCAGTATTGCGATTACATAATATATGCAAACAATGTTCATGCTGCACAGTATCTTACATATGACTGCTACTCATCTACTAAAAATCTTGTAACAGATGAAGGAAAATGAAGTACCGCAGGATCAGAATGGCTTCCTGAACATAGTGCAAAGTGCAAAAGCGGTTCTGAATGGTCAGTTGCATATGCTTGCCGATCCTCTACTGTCTTGAATTTGGACTTTGATGAGAGTAATGTTCGAATCCACTGCAATTAGGGACAAGCTTTTTCAGGATCATTATATCAAATGAATTTACAACGTAACTGACAAGTGCATTATTGTATCCCACGAGAATTGCTTTACAAATACAAATATCCTTATTGAACatacaaatatatatcattGTCTTTTTTTGTGTGAGCATGCCTGTGTTCTTTTcatgacacaaaaaataatgCCCTTGtttatttgaaagatttttCACGATGGTGGCTCAACTCTACATGCCAAATCCTGCATTGGATCTCAACAAAAGGCAGGTAAAGTTGCAAGACCCTACACACCAAAGCCCTTTGACAAGATATTAACAATAATGACTTCTGAATTTTAGTTTCAAGAAAAACTCTAAAGATCCACCTGTCCAGGACGAGACATCCGGCATCCAAGTATAGAACTCTGTATCGTGTCTGCACTAAATGTATGACCCCCGACATTATATGCAGCCTGCACAGAGCAAGAGTGTAAGAACACGTATATTTGCACAAATTCTCTTCCTCAAAGGAAAAATGCGAAAGGGTTTCCCTTACTCTCAAAAGTAGAAAGAGCCTCTTAACATTGTTTTGGGGAATCCCATACACCAGAAATGCCTATTAGAGAATATTGAAGTTATAAACTCatgtcagaaaaaaaaaaaaatatggaattaGCTTGTTAACTAAATATTTCTATCAAAAAGTGCCATTACATGCATCACCAACGCATTGTGTATATTGATCCAGAAAGCTAGCTTCTCCTCATGTTTTAGCTTCCTAGGATCAACTTCCTCTAGTCGACAGATAAGTGATCTGCGGCAGAAGATCCCAAAAATCATAATAAGAATCTCAACATAACAGCAAAACACATGCTGTTTACTTGATACCTACATTATTAACACGTTTTCTAGTAATAATCAGATCGTAGATCGGCTCACCTGAAATTTTGTAGCAAGTTTTCAACATCTCCTAATTTTTTACTATCTCTATAGATCCATGGGACTTCAACCATTGTACTGTATGGTCCACTGAACTCTTTCAGACCTTCAACAAGGAAAGGGTTATCCAACCGTATGTCAAAGGATGAATTATTCCTAAATCCCGGACCCCACATATCACATTGTTCTCGTGGGGAAAATTCACTCatggatgatgaagatgaattGGGAGATGAAAGGCTATTATGTGTCAAAGGTGGATCTGAAAGCTTGCAGTATATAGCTGACATGCACTTTATCATATCCTCTGAAAGCTTGTTAGGTGTCTCTGGAACATGATCAGAAATGCGAGTACCAAGATGCTCAGCCAAACTAATAATGTTTGATGCACTCTGGGCATACTGCAAAAAAACGCAAAATTTATAATCCATTCAAGGCTGATAAAAttgtcatttgatgaaattattcGCCCTATCTCTGTAATTGttgaatttgaaaatgaatAGCCAATGACAGTATTCTTCCACATTGTTTTGGCAAACAATAGTAAAAAAGCACCTTGTGCTTAACATGCTCCATCGTCATTGGTAGTTGTTGCAAAcagcaaaactaaaaaactgcaaagatataatttatgtgTTAGCACTCAGTTACCTCCATCATGGACAATGGCTGGGTATGGCATGCACGCACAGCTCTACCAAAAGATGCTGATGGAGGAGAGGCTCTATTTGAAAATGTAGTGTGTTGGGACAATAAAGACTGACATCGATGAACTCCAGAATCTAATAGTTTCTCCTCTCCTCCTATTCTATTGGTTTCCTTCCATGTATTGTTAAGTAACTGACAAGCAGTTTCAGTAGCTGAAGTTTCCTTGTTTGATATATCAGGCCTGGAAACATCAAACAACCTTCGTCCCGGGGTTGTGACAGGGGTTTTTAAACTTTGATCCTGGTTAGATGGGGAAACCAAGGATGCTCGTTGATCAAATGCCTTCCGGTACAGGGAGAGAAGATATTGTTCCAGATATACAACTTCCAACTCTAATGCTGCAGTTTCTTTGATTAATTCTGTGGCTGGCTGGAGTTGCAGAAAACACAGGAACTAGCAAGTCAAAAACCTTGAGCCTAACAATGAACTCTGACATTTTAATTCCATTTTACATATTAAGTGACATAAATCAGAACAAGAAACTGAAATTACAAATTATCAGAAGATTTTCCCAAAGAAATGATAAGAATTCAGCAAGTGAGCTGTTGGTATGGTTACAAGTTTTGCTGAAAGGCCCCCGCTCCGTATAAATTCACTTTGAATGACAGTAATATGCACAactatttctatttctattccCATAAAATTATTATGGCAAGGATTTACCTTAGGCATTGACAGCTCAGACATGCTCTCATGGGAAGAAGTCCTATAACCCAATGCCTTTTCAAGAGCCCAACGGACCTGAAACTGATCCTGTAATCTTTTCTCAAGCTGTAGAATCTGCATAAAAGAGTTCAACTAATATTTAACTCAGAGCAAGAAAGAACAGGACGAGAATGAAGAAGTTCAGTTACATACCTCTTGCTTCAAAGAAACTTGCATTTCGGTCTTAGGGGATTGTTTCTTCTCGGCTTTGGCAGAGTATTTCAAGTGCCCCATATTCTGTAATCAGATTGTATCCAAAAATCATATACTTAGTAATTGCTTCTTATGTTATGATCCAGGAGGATTCACCTAATGAATTAATGTGTTGGGAAAAGCTACCAAATCAGCTTAGCTTTTGAGTTAATTATATGAgttattctttatttaaatcACAAGAATAATTTATTCCATTCAACTAAACCACCGCAGTGGGGACCATAACTAAAATTTGACTCACATGTATTAAGCTAATTATTCATCCCATTGCCCCAACCTAAACAAATAGAATAATAATTCGAAGGCGAAGAAACAACCTTATGCAGATGAGGAGatttaaaagaaatcattttaCAGTAAGTTTTGGCTGGCCTTATGCTCGAGGTCTTTATAAAACATGGGGATGAAAGGTTGGCTACTGTAAAGAAGAAATAAGATACTGAgctgcttctttttcttttcattttttttaagcaaaaggGCATAAAAAAAGGTGTATTCTTACCAGCTTTATGCGGCTGGATGCTTCATAGGAACTATCTAAGTCATCTTCCTCGAGTCTTTTCTTATCTGGGAAGCTGCCACAGCACAAATAGCAAACATAAAAACGGAAGTGGATATATaatgaagaaggaaaaaaaagattaaaaggcTTGGCGGCCTCTATATAATGAGCACAGCTACTGCACAATTactggattttctttttaactggGAAGGAGGAGGTGGCTAGAGATGTTAACGGTTACCTCCTATCAAAGATCCACTTTGCAATAATTTTCCCAAGACCCAACTTGAAACAGTTTTCAGTTTCATTCACCGCATCTATTACTCATTAATTGCTAGCTTTATCAGAGAAGGAACTTgggagaaattgaaaagaaaaatccccAAATTCCAAGCTGGGAAACATACTCTAAAATCCCATCTTCAAGAAGTTCTTTATGATTTAGGAAAAGCTCTCCCACTGTTCCTCTTTTTTGAAGCTCTAAAATTTCATCTGGACGACAAAAATTTCATCGTCTTTTCTGCTTGAAAAATAGCTCGGAGAATAAAACCAAAACTTTCATGGGGTTTTAAACAACACTTTTTAGCAGGTGTGATGAATGCCCCAAGTTTCCATTTTACTCATGAAGCCCGCCACAGAAGCCATTCCAGttgaaaaaaacccatcaagTAGAATAGCAATGAACAGAAATGAGCAATGAGAACAATAATTGCAAGCTTACAAAAGATTGAATTAATAGCTTACCTCTTTGAACGCTTGTGTCTAGTAGTCACTTTCAATCCATACATTTTACTATCTTCGCCACCTTCAAACTGAGAGAAAACGCACCCCAATCAACATTAGTAAAACAGACAACATCcccaataaacaaaaaaaaaataaaaaaatctgaaaacaaAGGTCAGATACCATTGAACTCCAGGAACAAAACAAGCAAGTACCCAAGATTGAATCTTTAAAGAAATGATGAATCAGAGAGCCGGAGCCACTGAGGTCTAATTAGACTCCAAAAACTGAACTTGTCTTCATGTGAACCCGTACCCACAAAGTGATCATTAGCAGCTGTTAACAGTGTCTGAACATAGCAGAGGGCCTGACATAGTTCAGAAGGATAAAACCTTTGTGTTTTTGACCAGTGAGCCTTCACCTTGAAGCGACTCACGTTGGTCTATAAATCAGTTCacttttacaaattaaaagtctTTCTGCATTAAAAGATGTAAACCAGCTCGTGGGCTTTaaatggagaagaaagaaagtttGCTCAAGTCTATGCTACAGTATAGAGCAGACCCTTGCACCTTAAAATGTCAAAGGAGTCCAAAAGTAAACAATTTTCTTTGATTCTCTTcaccagagagagagagcgccAAAGAGACAAAGAAGGGGAAGATAAATAGTTGCTGTGATGAGTGTTAACATATAAATGTCCATACATTTATGGTCCAATTTCCACATTCTCTTCTCTCGTTGGTAAGCAAGTGAGActtgtccccccccccccccccccccccccaaattgtcCTCTTTTGTTTATACGCATTTCAAGCGTTTGTGGAATTGGATTCCAAACtatatttctaaaacaattatttataccgaatgatgtgttaatataattaaaaaataaaaagtatatattttaatatattttcaaataaaaatc is drawn from Populus nigra chromosome 5, ddPopNigr1.1, whole genome shotgun sequence and contains these coding sequences:
- the LOC133693196 gene encoding uncharacterized protein LOC133693196 isoform X1: MFEGGEDSKMYGLKVTTRHKRSKSFPDKKRLEEDDLDSSYEASSRIKLNMGHLKYSAKAEKKQSPKTEMQVSLKQEILQLEKRLQDQFQVRWALEKALGYRTSSHESMSELSMPKPATELIKETAALELEVVYLEQYLLSLYRKAFDQRASLVSPSNQDQSLKTPVTTPGRRLFDVSRPDISNKETSATETACQLLNNTWKETNRIGGEEKLLDSGVHRCQSLLSQHTTFSNRASPPSASFGRAVRACHTQPLSMMEYAQSASNIISLAEHLGTRISDHVPETPNKLSEDMIKCMSAIYCKLSDPPLTHNSLSSPNSSSSSMSEFSPREQCDMWGPGFRNNSSFDIRLDNPFLVEGLKEFSGPYSTMVEVPWIYRDSKKLGDVENLLQNFRSLICRLEEVDPRKLKHEEKLAFWINIHNALVMHAFLVYGIPQNNVKRLFLLLRAAYNVGGHTFSADTIQSSILGCRMSRPGQWIRTLLSSKSKFKTVEDRQAYATDHSEPLLHFALCSGSHSDPAVRVYTPKGIIHELEAAKEEYIRATFGIRKDQKILLPKIVESYTKDSGLCPAVVLEMIQKTLPAAVRKCLKKCQLGKPRKTIEWIPHNFTFRYLLSKELVK
- the LOC133693196 gene encoding uncharacterized protein LOC133693196 isoform X2, which translates into the protein MGHLKYSAKAEKKQSPKTEMQVSLKQEILQLEKRLQDQFQVRWALEKALGYRTSSHESMSELSMPKPATELIKETAALELEVVYLEQYLLSLYRKAFDQRASLVSPSNQDQSLKTPVTTPGRRLFDVSRPDISNKETSATETACQLLNNTWKETNRIGGEEKLLDSGVHRCQSLLSQHTTFSNRASPPSASFGRAVRACHTQPLSMMEYAQSASNIISLAEHLGTRISDHVPETPNKLSEDMIKCMSAIYCKLSDPPLTHNSLSSPNSSSSSMSEFSPREQCDMWGPGFRNNSSFDIRLDNPFLVEGLKEFSGPYSTMVEVPWIYRDSKKLGDVENLLQNFRSLICRLEEVDPRKLKHEEKLAFWINIHNALVMHAFLVYGIPQNNVKRLFLLLRAAYNVGGHTFSADTIQSSILGCRMSRPGQWIRTLLSSKSKFKTVEDRQAYATDHSEPLLHFALCSGSHSDPAVRVYTPKGIIHELEAAKEEYIRATFGIRKDQKILLPKIVESYTKDSGLCPAVVLEMIQKTLPAAVRKCLKKCQLGKPRKTIEWIPHNFTFRYLLSKELVK